One Fusobacterium nucleatum genomic window carries:
- a CDS encoding type II toxin-antitoxin system RelE/ParE family toxin, with protein MKYILTNKVEKDFKKLDKNVLKLILDWIENNLENIEEPRSKGKVLVENLKDYWKYRIGDYRLITKIDDGNLLIIALELKHRKEVYK; from the coding sequence ATAAAGTATATTTTGACAAATAAAGTAGAAAAAGATTTTAAAAAATTAGATAAGAATGTTTTAAAATTAATTTTAGATTGGATTGAAAATAATTTAGAAAATATAGAAGAACCAAGAAGCAAAGGAAAAGTATTGGTAGAAAATTTAAAAGATTATTGGAAATATAGAATAGGTGATTATAGATTAATTACTAAAATTGATGATGGAAATTTATTAATTATTGCATTAGAACTTAAACATAGGAAAGAAGTCTATAAATAG
- a CDS encoding CopG family transcriptional regulator: protein MSNITLRLTDEEKEILNSVAHLYGDKLSTAIKTILFEKIEEDYNLKIVKDFEKREKENKVELVSLSDFRKKLGV from the coding sequence ATGTCAAATATCACATTAAGATTAACAGATGAAGAAAAAGAAATACTGAACAGTGTAGCTCATTTGTATGGTGATAAGTTATCAACAGCAATAAAAACAATATTATTTGAAAAAATAGAAGAAGATTATAATTTAAAAATAGTTAAAGATTTTGAAAAAAGAGAAAAAGAAAATAAGGTGGAATTGGTTAGTTTATCTGATTTTAGAAAAAAGTTAGGTGTCTGA
- a CDS encoding transposase — protein sequence MYLTLKQQLKHLSKKEFRNLKYLSHIAKNLTNEAIYNIRQYYFNKKKYLSYNENYKILKNSENYKKLNSNMAQQILKEVDGSFKSFFGLLKLAKNGQYDNKKIKLPKYLAKDEFTTLVIGFVRLKDGMLIIPYSNSFRKTHKEIAIKLPPILKDKKIKEIRIIPKQHSRYFEIQYTYEVEEVQRELNKENGLGIDLGIDNLCTCVTNNGASFLIDGRKLKSINRYYNKINAKLQSIKDKQKIERTTLRQKRIARKRNNRIEDYLSKVARIINYCLNNDIGKLVLGYNEDFQRNSNIGSINNQNFVNIPYGKLRDKLIYLCKLYGIEFKLQEESYTSKASFFDGDEIPIYDKENPQEYIFSGKRIKRGLYQTSVGKLINVDCNGALNILRKSKVVDLSILYNRGELNTPKRIRVV from the coding sequence ATGTATTTAACATTAAAACAACAACTAAAACATCTTAGTAAAAAAGAGTTTAGAAATTTAAAATATTTATCTCATATAGCTAAGAACTTAACTAATGAAGCTATATATAATATTAGACAATACTATTTTAATAAGAAAAAGTATTTAAGTTATAATGAAAACTATAAAATACTTAAAAATAGTGAAAATTACAAGAAATTAAATTCTAATATGGCTCAACAAATTCTAAAAGAAGTAGATGGAAGTTTCAAATCATTTTTTGGACTTTTAAAACTTGCTAAGAATGGTCAATATGATAATAAAAAAATTAAATTACCTAAATATCTAGCTAAAGATGAATTTACAACTCTTGTTATAGGTTTTGTTCGATTAAAAGATGGAATGCTGATTATTCCTTATTCAAATTCATTTAGAAAGACACATAAGGAAATCGCAATAAAACTACCACCAATATTAAAAGACAAGAAAATAAAAGAGATTAGAATAATACCTAAACAACATTCTAGGTACTTTGAAATTCAATATACTTATGAAGTAGAAGAAGTTCAAAGAGAATTAAATAAGGAAAATGGACTAGGAATAGATTTAGGTATAGATAATCTATGTACTTGTGTTACAAATAATGGAGCTTCATTCCTAATAGATGGTAGAAAATTAAAATCAATAAATCGATACTATAATAAGATAAATGCAAAATTACAGAGTATAAAAGATAAGCAAAAGATTGAGCGCACAACATTAAGGCAAAAGAGAATAGCTAGGAAGAGAAATAATCGCATAGAAGATTATCTTTCAAAAGTAGCAAGAATAATAAATTATTGTCTTAATAATGATATAGGAAAACTAGTTCTAGGATATAATGAGGACTTTCAAAGAAATTCAAATATAGGAAGTATAAATAATCAAAATTTTGTAAATATACCTTATGGGAAATTAAGAGATAAATTAATATATCTATGTAAACTATATGGAATAGAATTTAAACTACAAGAAGAAAGTTATACATCAAAAGCGAGTTTCTTTGATGGAGATGAAATCCCAATATATGATAAAGAAAATCCACAAGAATATATATTCAGTGGAAAAAGAATAAAAAGAGGACTGTATCAAACAAGTGTAGGTAAACTCATAAATGTAGATTGTAATGGAGCATTAAATATTCTAAGAAAAAGTAAAGTTGTGGATTTAAGTATCCTATACAATAGAGGTGAGCTGAACACACCTAAAAGAATAAGGGTAGTGTAA
- a CDS encoding cobyric acid synthase yields the protein MKKHKNIMIQGTGSSVGKTLIVAGLCRVFAQDGYRVSPFKSQNMALNSFVDIEGLELSRGTVIQAEAGYEVPRAFMNPILLKPNSDNNSQVIINGKVAYTTDAKNYFSHSQELKKIALETYKNNIESNFDIAVLEGGGSPAEINLREYDLVNMGMAELVNSPVILVGNIDIGGVFASIYGTVMLLDENDRKRIKGYIINKFRGDSDLLKPAIDILDKRFKDEGLDIKFLGVLPYADLKIEEEDSLSDEDKRVYSNDKKYINISIIKTKKMSNFTDFHAFKQYNDVRVRYIYDVKDLGDEDIIIFPGSKNTITDLEDLKERGIFEKVKELREKGKIIIGICGGLQMLGKKIYDPKHLESDILETEGFNFFDYETTFDEIKKTEQVIKKIEAKEGILEDFNDYDIKGYEIHQGITNISSPIICKENVFATYIHGIFDNSSFTNDLLNMIRRKKSMPEQKEVLSFNEFKEREYDKLAKLLRENLDMQEIYRILD from the coding sequence ATGAAAAAGCATAAAAATATAATGATACAAGGAACAGGCTCATCTGTTGGAAAAACTTTAATAGTTGCAGGTCTGTGCAGAGTGTTTGCACAAGATGGATATAGGGTTTCCCCTTTTAAATCTCAAAATATGGCACTTAATTCTTTTGTAGATATTGAAGGCTTGGAATTAAGTAGAGGGACAGTTATTCAAGCAGAGGCAGGTTATGAAGTTCCAAGAGCTTTTATGAACCCTATTTTATTAAAACCTAATTCTGATAATAATTCACAAGTAATAATAAATGGCAAAGTAGCTTACACTACTGATGCAAAAAACTATTTTTCACATTCACAGGAATTGAAGAAAATAGCCTTGGAAACATATAAAAATAATATAGAATCTAATTTTGATATAGCAGTCTTAGAGGGTGGAGGAAGTCCAGCAGAGATAAATTTAAGAGAATATGATTTAGTAAATATGGGTATGGCAGAGCTTGTTAATAGTCCAGTTATATTAGTTGGAAATATAGATATAGGTGGAGTATTTGCCTCAATCTATGGGACAGTAATGTTATTAGATGAAAATGATAGAAAGAGAATAAAGGGCTACATTATCAATAAATTTAGAGGAGATAGTGATTTATTAAAACCAGCTATTGATATTCTAGATAAAAGATTTAAAGATGAGGGACTGGATATAAAATTTTTAGGAGTTTTACCTTATGCAGATTTAAAGATAGAAGAAGAAGATAGTTTGTCAGATGAGGATAAAAGAGTTTATTCAAATGATAAGAAATATATAAACATCTCTATTATTAAAACTAAAAAGATGTCAAATTTTACTGATTTTCATGCTTTTAAACAATATAATGATGTGAGAGTTAGATATATTTATGATGTTAAGGATTTAGGGGATGAAGATATAATTATTTTCCCTGGAAGTAAGAATACTATAACAGATTTAGAAGATTTAAAGGAAAGAGGCATTTTTGAAAAGGTAAAAGAATTAAGAGAAAAAGGTAAAATTATTATTGGAATCTGTGGTGGTTTACAGATGCTAGGGAAGAAAATCTATGACCCCAAACATTTAGAAAGTGATATTTTGGAAACAGAGGGTTTTAATTTTTTTGATTATGAAACTACTTTTGATGAGATTAAAAAGACTGAACAAGTTATAAAAAAGATAGAAGCTAAAGAAGGAATTTTAGAAGATTTTAATGACTATGACATAAAAGGTTATGAGATACATCAAGGAATAACAAATATTTCAAGTCCTATAATCTGTAAAGAAAATGTTTTTGCTACTTATATTCATGGAATATTTGATAATTCAAGCTTTACAAATGATTTATTAAATATGATTAGAAGAAAAAAATCTATGCCTGAACAAAAAGAAGTGTTATCTTTTAATGAATTTAAAGAAAGAGAATATGATAAATTAGCAAAATTATTAAGAGAAAATTTAGATATGCAAGAAATATATAGAATTCTAGATTAA
- a CDS encoding NCS2 family permease: protein MTVNDVLAALGVVLNGIPQALLAASYGFASIPTAFGFIVGAVACLLYGSAIPISFQAETIALAGMLGKDIRERLSIILFSGLAMVILGLTGTLSTIVNFAGSTIINAMMAGVGIMLTRIALSGLKESRIVTASSIVSAFITYFFFGQNLVYTIVACVIFSSLVANIFKINFGGGIIENYKKIEIKKPIINLNVIRGALALACLTIGANIAFGNITASMTGKYEANIDLLTIYSGLADAVSSLFGGGPVEAIISATAAAPNPLTSGVLMMAIMAVILFFGLLPKISKYIPGHSVHGFLFILGAIVTVPTNASLAFSGGTPQDYVVAATAMTVTAANDPFIGLLVALVVKYIFVFIG from the coding sequence ATGACAGTTAATGATGTACTTGCAGCTTTGGGTGTTGTATTGAATGGTATTCCACAAGCTCTTTTGGCTGCTTCTTATGGTTTTGCTTCAATACCAACTGCTTTTGGTTTTATTGTTGGTGCTGTGGCTTGTTTATTATATGGTTCTGCTATTCCTATTTCATTCCAAGCAGAAACAATAGCTCTTGCAGGAATGTTAGGAAAAGATATTAGAGAAAGGCTTTCAATAATATTATTTTCTGGTTTAGCTATGGTTATATTGGGACTTACAGGAACTTTATCCACAATAGTCAATTTTGCTGGTTCAACTATCATCAATGCAATGATGGCAGGAGTTGGAATAATGTTGACTAGAATAGCTTTATCTGGTTTAAAAGAAAGTAGGATTGTTACTGCTAGCTCTATTGTATCTGCTTTTATAACTTATTTTTTCTTTGGACAAAATTTAGTTTACACTATTGTAGCTTGTGTAATTTTTTCAAGTTTAGTTGCCAATATTTTTAAAATTAATTTTGGTGGTGGAATTATTGAAAATTACAAAAAAATTGAAATCAAAAAACCTATTATAAATTTAAATGTTATTCGAGGTGCTTTAGCTCTTGCATGTTTGACTATTGGAGCAAATATAGCTTTTGGAAATATAACAGCTTCTATGACTGGAAAATATGAAGCCAATATAGACCTTTTAACTATCTATTCTGGGCTTGCTGATGCAGTTTCTTCACTTTTTGGTGGTGGACCAGTTGAAGCTATTATATCTGCTACTGCTGCTGCACCAAACCCTTTAACTAGTGGAGTTTTAATGATGGCTATAATGGCAGTTATTTTATTCTTTGGTTTACTACCTAAAATTAGTAAATATATTCCTGGACACTCTGTTCATGGTTTCTTATTTATTTTGGGAGCTATTGTGACAGTTCCTACTAATGCTTCTCTTGCTTTTTCAGGAGGAACACCACAAGATTATGTTGTTGCTGCAACTGCTATGACAGTTACTGCTGCTAATGACCCATTTATAGGTTTACTTGTGGCATTAGTTGTAAAATATATTTTTGTCTTTATTGGATAA
- a CDS encoding adenine phosphoribosyltransferase, whose product MKTYTLHVAGLTRELPIIKLSYDLSIASFVILGDTEIIKKTAPIIAKKLPEVDFVVTAEAKGIPLAYEISKILNLNEYIVARKSIKAYMEEPIEVEVNSITTTNSQKLYLNNQDANKIKGKRVALIDDVISTGQSLKALERLVEKAGANVVAKAAILAEGDAKDRKDIIFLEALPTF is encoded by the coding sequence ATGAAAACTTACACTTTACATGTTGCTGGACTTACAAGAGAATTACCTATAATAAAACTTTCTTATGATCTATCAATAGCTAGTTTTGTTATCTTAGGGGACACTGAAATTATTAAAAAGACAGCTCCTATAATAGCTAAAAAATTACCAGAGGTTGACTTTGTAGTAACTGCTGAAGCAAAAGGTATTCCATTAGCTTATGAAATATCTAAAATTTTAAATTTAAATGAATATATTGTTGCTAGAAAAAGTATAAAAGCATATATGGAAGAACCTATTGAAGTTGAAGTTAATTCTATAACAACAACTAATTCTCAAAAATTATATTTAAACAATCAAGATGCTAACAAAATTAAAGGAAAAAGAGTAGCATTAATTGATGATGTCATTTCAACTGGACAATCTTTAAAAGCACTTGAAAGACTAGTAGAAAAAGCTGGAGCAAATGTTGTGGCAAAGGCTGCTATACTTGCAGAAGGAGATGCTAAAGATAGAAAGGATATTATTTTCCTTGAAGCATTACCAACGTTCTAA
- a CDS encoding aldo/keto reductase, giving the protein MNKKLPKVALGAWAWGTGSAGGYQIFGHSLGESELKAVFDRAMELGLNLWDTATVYGMGASEKILGEFIKDINKDNVIISTKFTPQLATDSPNTMEETFEVNLKNLGVDYIDIYWIHNPADVKKWTEKIIPLAKSGKIGMLGLSNHSLEKIKLAESILAKEGLKVSAIQNHYSLLHRSSEDAGILDYCKKSGIIFFAYMVLEQGALSGKYTTKNPLPAGSARAVTYNPLLPEIEKLLPTLKEVADKHDASIAQIAVAWAIAKGTLPIIGVTSVAQVEDAAFISKINLSDDEIKKIEEVAKTLNIKTTHEWEKGMK; this is encoded by the coding sequence ATGAATAAAAAATTACCAAAAGTAGCATTAGGAGCTTGGGCTTGGGGAACAGGTTCAGCAGGTGGTTATCAAATATTTGGACATTCACTTGGAGAAAGTGAATTAAAAGCAGTGTTTGATAGAGCAATGGAGTTAGGGTTAAATCTATGGGATACTGCAACAGTTTATGGTATGGGAGCTTCTGAAAAGATTTTAGGAGAATTTATAAAAGACATAAATAAAGATAATGTAATAATTTCTACAAAATTTACTCCACAATTAGCAACAGATTCTCCTAATACAATGGAAGAAACATTTGAAGTAAATTTAAAAAATTTAGGTGTAGACTACATAGATATCTATTGGATACATAATCCAGCTGATGTAAAGAAATGGACTGAAAAAATTATACCTCTAGCTAAAAGTGGGAAGATAGGAATGTTAGGTTTATCAAATCATAGTTTAGAAAAAATAAAGTTAGCAGAAAGTATTTTAGCAAAAGAAGGATTAAAAGTTTCTGCTATCCAAAACCATTATAGTTTGCTACATCGTTCATCAGAAGATGCAGGAATTTTAGATTATTGTAAGAAAAGTGGAATAATTTTCTTTGCATATATGGTGCTTGAACAAGGTGCATTATCTGGAAAATATACTACTAAAAATCCTTTACCAGCAGGAAGTGCAAGAGCAGTTACATATAATCCATTATTACCTGAAATTGAAAAATTATTACCTACATTAAAAGAAGTTGCTGATAAACATGATGCTTCTATTGCACAAATTGCAGTTGCTTGGGCTATTGCTAAAGGAACTTTACCAATAATTGGAGTAACAAGTGTAGCACAAGTTGAAGATGCTGCTTTTATTTCAAAAATTAATTTATCTGATGATGAAATTAAAAAGATAGAAGAAGTTGCTAAAACTTTAAATATTAAAACTACTCATGAATGGGAAAAGGGTATGAAATAA
- a CDS encoding tautomerase family protein, whose translation MVTYIKFILRYKKIFMFQKRRKNYASDYNGIRKSVNRTKKRVSKELVTKVTELTAGVTGVPKEAFIVLIKENDAESTGLGGELLSDKRAKMAAEKK comes from the coding sequence ATGGTAACTTATATTAAATTTATTTTGAGATATAAGAAAATTTTCATGTTTCAAAAAAGGAGGAAAAATTATGCCAGTGATTACAATGGAATTAGGAAAAGTGTCAATAGAACAAAAAAGAGAGTTAGTAAAGAGTTAGTAACAAAAGTAACAGAATTGACAGCAGGGGTAACAGGAGTACCTAAAGAGGCTTTCATAGTTTTAATAAAAGAAAATGATGCAGAAAGTACAGGTCTTGGTGGAGAATTATTAAGTGATAAAAGAGCCAAAATGGCTGCTGAAAAAAAGTAG
- a CDS encoding MerR family transcriptional regulator, translated as MVVYKISEIAKKVNISVHTLHYYDKVGLFPFLERDKVGNRIFKDEDLTYLHIINFLKKSGMALKKIKEYIELSLQGDSTLKKRETLILEHKKEVELKISELKDILDAMDYKLWYYKVAVEAGTSKIFDNLKKNEIPKKMQKTIEKLNNVDCIKEFLKIEMSKDKEKK; from the coding sequence ATGGTTGTTTATAAGATTAGTGAAATTGCAAAAAAAGTAAATATTTCAGTACATACTTTACATTATTATGATAAGGTTGGATTATTTCCATTTTTAGAAAGAGATAAAGTTGGAAATAGAATTTTTAAAGATGAAGATTTAACTTATCTACATATTATTAATTTTTTAAAAAAATCAGGTATGGCCCTTAAAAAAATAAAGGAATATATTGAGTTATCATTGCAAGGAGATTCAACACTAAAGAAAAGAGAAACCTTGATTTTAGAACATAAAAAAGAAGTTGAATTAAAAATATCTGAATTAAAAGATATTTTAGATGCAATGGATTATAAATTATGGTATTATAAGGTAGCAGTTGAAGCAGGAACTTCCAAAATTTTTGATAATTTAAAAAAAAATGAAATACCAAAAAAAATGCAAAAAACAATAGAAAAATTAAATAATGTTGACTGTATTAAAGAATTTTTAAAAATTGAGATGTCAAAAGACAAGGAAAAAAAATGA
- a CDS encoding antibiotic biosynthesis monooxygenase, with product MIGLKKLIMVGVIMATTLQAAPIVRFFELTTDPQKRANYSQVGVENLTTSIKNEKGTLAMYTSHKKDDPNLSYVVEIYENEDAYKIHANSPQFKKFSEMAKTTLIGRKVFETNPQFLAEKPEALYVEKNKDYQVNLAEVTVLREKNKEFKDIVTDEMKQSMQKEEGVIVMYAATLKEDPNKWFFFEIYKNNDAYLRHRETPHFKNYIEKTKDMATDKKVKELEGDTLVNKGGLYLEF from the coding sequence ATGATAGGATTAAAAAAATTAATTATGGTAGGTGTTATTATGGCAACAACATTACAAGCTGCACCAATAGTAAGGTTTTTTGAATTGACAACAGATCCACAAAAAAGAGCTAATTATAGCCAAGTTGGAGTTGAAAATTTAACAACTTCTATTAAAAATGAAAAAGGAACTTTGGCAATGTATACTTCACACAAAAAAGATGATCCTAATTTAAGTTATGTTGTTGAGATTTATGAAAATGAAGATGCTTATAAGATTCATGCTAACTCACCACAGTTTAAAAAGTTTTCAGAAATGGCAAAAACAACATTAATAGGAAGAAAAGTTTTTGAAACTAATCCACAATTTTTAGCTGAAAAGCCTGAAGCACTTTATGTAGAAAAAAATAAAGATTATCAAGTTAATTTAGCTGAAGTTACAGTTCTTCGAGAAAAAAATAAAGAATTTAAAGATATTGTTACAGATGAAATGAAACAATCTATGCAAAAAGAAGAAGGTGTAATAGTTATGTATGCTGCTACATTGAAAGAAGATCCTAATAAATGGTTTTTCTTTGAAATTTATAAAAATAATGATGCATACTTAAGACATAGAGAAACACCACATTTTAAAAATTATATTGAAAAAACTAAAGACATGGCGACAGATAAAAAAGTAAAGGAACTTGAAGGAGATACCTTAGTTAATAAAGGTGGACTATATTTAGAATTTTAA
- a CDS encoding amidohydrolase, with the protein MASEEYLPIFEAISKNNLAIWLHPVFDLNKKDNNIVFSWEYEESQAMLEIIRAGVFEKYPNIKIIIHHAVAMVPFFANRLPVTMPPKQAEQFKLFYVDTAILGNSFALENALDYYGEDRLLFGTDAPIGILPAGATKEVIESIENMRTTDNVRDKIYRENVKKLLNI; encoded by the coding sequence ATAGCTTCAGAAGAATATTTACCTATATTTGAAGCTATCAGTAAAAATAATTTGGCTATATGGTTACACCCAGTTTTTGACTTAAATAAAAAAGACAATAATATAGTATTTAGCTGGGAATATGAAGAAAGTCAAGCTATGCTTGAAATTATAAGAGCAGGAGTTTTTGAAAAATATCCCAATATAAAAATTATAATTCATCATGCAGTGGCAATGGTTCCATTTTTTGCAAATAGATTACCTGTAACTATGCCACCTAAACAAGCAGAACAATTTAAGTTATTCTATGTAGATACTGCTATTTTAGGAAATAGTTTTGCTTTGGAAAATGCCTTAGATTATTATGGTGAAGATAGATTACTTTTTGGAACTGATGCACCTATTGGAATTTTACCTGCTGGTGCTACAAAAGAAGTAATTGAATCAATAGAAAATATGAGAACTACTGATAATGTAAGAGATAAAATTTATAGGGAAAATGTTAAGAAATTGTTAAATATATAA
- a CDS encoding Mrp/NBP35 family ATP-binding protein, producing MIPKDAPKVSEDKNIKNVIAVMSGKGGVGKSTVTALLAKELRKKGYSVGVLDADITGPSIPRLMNVSNQKMITDGKNMYPVVTEDGIEIVSINLMIDENEPVVWRGPVIAGAVMQFWNEVVWSDLDYLLIDMPPGTGDVPLTVMKSFNIKGLIMVSVPQDMVSMIVTKAIKMARKMGKNIIGLIENMSYITCDCCDNKIYLTDENDTQTFLKENDVELLGELPMTKQIAKLTKGESEYPEETFSKIADRVIEKVKEL from the coding sequence ATGATACCAAAAGATGCACCTAAGGTAAGTGAAGATAAAAATATAAAAAATGTTATTGCAGTAATGAGTGGAAAAGGTGGAGTAGGAAAATCTACTGTAACTGCTTTACTTGCAAAGGAATTAAGAAAAAAAGGATATTCAGTTGGAGTTTTAGATGCTGATATAACTGGACCTAGTATTCCAAGACTTATGAATGTTAGCAATCAGAAAATGATAACTGATGGAAAAAATATGTATCCAGTTGTTACAGAAGATGGAATAGAAATTGTTTCAATAAATCTTATGATAGATGAAAATGAGCCAGTTGTATGGCGTGGACCTGTAATTGCAGGAGCTGTTATGCAATTTTGGAATGAAGTTGTTTGGAGTGATTTAGATTATCTTTTAATAGATATGCCACCTGGAACAGGAGATGTACCTTTAACAGTTATGAAGAGTTTTAATATTAAAGGTTTAATTATGGTTTCAGTTCCACAAGATATGGTTTCTATGATAGTTACAAAGGCTATTAAAATGGCAAGAAAAATGGGTAAAAATATTATAGGTTTAATTGAAAATATGAGCTATATCACTTGTGATTGTTGTGATAATAAAATCTATTTAACAGATGAGAATGATACTCAAACTTTCTTAAAAGAAAATGATGTTGAACTTTTAGGAGAGCTTCCTATGACTAAACAGATTGCAAAATTGACTAAGGGAGAAAGTGAATACCCAGAAGAAACATTCTCTAAGATTGCAGATAGGGTTATAGAAAAGGTTAAAGAATTATAA
- a CDS encoding YbaN family protein has protein sequence MENLKKKIYICVGFLAVGLGIIGAFLPVMPTVPFLLVALFCFERSSKKYHDMILNNKYFGKVLRDYYEGRGLTTSVKIKAVLFLSCGMGFSVYRVHNLHLRIMLVLIWAGVALHIILLKTKPKEK, from the coding sequence ATGGAAAATTTAAAGAAAAAAATTTATATATGTGTTGGTTTTTTAGCAGTTGGATTAGGAATAATAGGTGCTTTTCTTCCAGTAATGCCAACTGTTCCTTTTCTACTTGTAGCTTTATTTTGTTTTGAAAGATCATCTAAAAAATATCATGATATGATACTTAATAATAAATATTTTGGAAAAGTTTTAAGAGATTACTATGAAGGTAGAGGCTTGACTACTTCTGTTAAAATAAAGGCTGTACTATTTTTAAGTTGTGGTATGGGATTTTCAGTTTATAGAGTACATAATTTACATTTAAGAATAATGTTAGTTCTTATTTGGGCAGGAGTTGCTCTACATATTATATTATTAAAAACTAAACCTAAAGAAAAATAA
- a CDS encoding S8 family peptidase, producing the protein MRVRLAKEDKNSNYKVSLSDISKEKDFIKILEDYNIQYKKTEYFKDFFMYKLIDINSKFIMILQEKASNYIKYIEPVSIYSLPIQIDDIEGEVPVIYPEENKNYVTLGVIDNGIAHIKYLDPWIKRVHTRFLKKDTSTTHGTFVSGIALYGDKLENREMVKNEGFYLLDATVLSATTIEEDDLLQNIALAIKENHKKVKIWNLSLSVKLAIEEDTFSDFGVVLDHLQKTYGVLIFKSGGNGGNFMKKLPKGKLYHGSDSLLSVVVGAINDERYASNYSRVGLGPKGTIKPDLASYGGELLLGDNGEMIMNGVKSFSRNGNIASSSGTSFATARISSLATIIYQNICKDFKDFSDFSPILLKALIIHSAKNTDRNLSMEEIGYGIPTTSTEILSYFKNENIKIFNGVMEKNKDIDLDASFFEFKKDMKVKITLVYDTEFDYLQKGEYIKSDIKIKDISEAGRNLTRKFEGILARNKKIELYSDNDIKKNYTLIVEKLN; encoded by the coding sequence ATGAGAGTAAGACTAGCAAAAGAAGATAAAAATTCAAATTATAAAGTGAGTTTATCAGATATTTCAAAAGAAAAAGATTTTATAAAAATTTTAGAAGATTACAATATTCAATACAAAAAAACAGAATATTTTAAAGATTTTTTTATGTATAAATTAATAGATATCAACAGTAAATTCATTATGATATTACAGGAAAAGGCTTCAAACTACATTAAATATATTGAGCCTGTTTCAATATATTCATTACCTATACAGATTGATGATATAGAAGGAGAAGTTCCTGTTATTTATCCAGAAGAAAATAAAAACTATGTAACTTTGGGAGTTATAGATAATGGAATTGCTCATATAAAATATTTAGATCCTTGGATAAAAAGAGTTCATACAAGATTTTTAAAGAAAGATACAAGTACAACTCATGGAACATTTGTCTCAGGAATAGCTTTATATGGAGATAAATTAGAAAATAGAGAAATGGTAAAAAATGAAGGTTTCTATCTTTTAGATGCAACTGTTTTATCAGCTACAACAATAGAAGAAGATGACTTATTACAAAATATAGCCTTAGCAATAAAAGAAAATCATAAAAAAGTTAAAATTTGGAATTTATCTTTAAGTGTAAAGTTAGCAATAGAAGAAGATACTTTTTCAGATTTTGGAGTAGTTTTAGACCATTTACAAAAGACTTATGGAGTTCTTATCTTTAAATCTGGTGGAAATGGTGGAAATTTTATGAAAAAATTACCAAAAGGAAAACTTTATCATGGTTCAGACTCTCTACTTTCAGTAGTTGTTGGAGCTATAAATGATGAAAGATATGCTTCAAATTATAGTAGAGTTGGTTTAGGACCTAAAGGAACAATAAAGCCTGATTTAGCTAGTTATGGTGGAGAATTATTACTTGGCGATAATGGAGAAATGATAATGAATGGAGTAAAATCATTTTCTAGAAATGGGAATATTGCTTCATCATCTGGAACAAGTTTTGCAACAGCAAGAATTTCATCACTTGCTACAATAATTTATCAAAATATTTGTAAGGATTTTAAAGATTTTTCAGACTTTAGTCCTATTCTTTTGAAGGCATTGATTATCCATTCAGCTAAAAATACAGATAGAAATTTATCTATGGAAGAAATAGGTTATGGAATACCTACTACTTCAACTGAAATTTTATCATATTTTAAAAATGAAAATATTAAAATATTTAATGGAGTGATGGAAAAAAATAAAGATATTGATTTAGATGCTTCATTTTTTGAATTTAAAAAAGATATGAAAGTAAAAATTACTTTGGTTTATGATACAGAGTTTGATTATTTACAAAAGGGTGAATATATAAAATCTGATATAAAAATTAAAGATATTTCAGAAGCTGGAAGAAATTTAACAAGAAAATTTGAAGGAATATTAGCAAGAAATAAGAAGATAGAATTATATTCTGATAATGATATAAAGAAAAATTATACTTTAATAGTAGAAAAATTGAACTAA